ATTGACCTAATACTTTCGGGTGAGAAGAATATTATTATAGACTATAAGACCACAAAAGCAGGCAGCGAGAAAGAGCTTTGTGAAAGATATAAAACACAGATGAAGCTTTATAAAAAGGCCGCAGAAGGTGCCCTAAAACAAAAAATTGATAAGGTATATATTTATTCGTTTACGCTGAAGAAGCTAATAGAAGTGTTAGTGTAGCCATAAAAAGACGTAAATAGAAAATATTAGATATTAAAAAACAATTAAAATCTTGATTGTAAGTATTAAATTTTGGCAAAAAATGAGTTAAAATGTTAGTAAATTTCAGTTTTTTGTGTTATAATTCAACGAAGTGAGATAAGTAGCAATGCTTATATTGATACTGTTGAACGAAGTTGAATTTTAACATAACTATACTAATAAATTATTGATAATAGTAAAAGGGTTGTGTTATACTAACCGATGAATTATAGAACCAAAAGAGGAGAAAAATCATGTTTGATGCAATAACATCTGCGCTTAGCGGTATAGCAAATGCACTTGGATTTGCTTATCTTGCGGCTATATTTATAGGAGCTATTCTGGTAGCTTTGTTGATTACGATTTTAATCACACGTATGTCATATGAAACTAAGTTGCTAAAAGCCATAGACGGCTTTAATGCTTATCTTCGCAGCAAGCCCTATGTCGGTGATGACAACCTGATAGAGTTTAACAATCGCATGAAAGCGGCTCCGGGGGTATTGCGAAACCGCTGGCAAATGTTTGTGCTGAACAGAGAGGACGGCATAGCAAAATATATTAACCTTGACAGCTGTGTTGAAAAGCCGCTTCGAACCGGCACTATTGACAGAGTAATTAAAAACTTTACGGCCATAGCCGTGTTTTTGGCGTTTGTGTCGGCGGCATTAAGTGCTGCACTCGTAGCTGAACCCGGTTTGAGCCTGGCTCAGGTTTTGTTTAGAGTTCTGGCAATTCCGGCGATTATTGTTTTGGTTGCGGTAATCGGTGTTATTGTAGTGCGAAGCCTTAAGGGCGCTGTGCAGTCAGACCTTTATGAATACTTCCATATATTTGAAAATAATATCACAAGAGCGGTAACAACGCTTCCGCCTTATGTTGACTACGAAATTTTGTTTACGCGAAAGGAAATCAGAGACAGCATTCCTGTGCTTCAGCAATACCTTGAAAAGCGTGCTGTTATTGAGCAGGAAGAGCTTGAAAAAGCACGTAAAAACGCTATTGAGGTTGAGGGTTATAACTTTGACGAGCTGGGCCTGAATGGGGCGCTGGTTTTGGAACGCGCCATGAGGGAGTGTGAGGTATATCTCGGAACAAAACGACGTCTGAAGCTTGAGTGTGACCAGATTGAAACAGAGCGTGCTAACTATGAAAAGAACTATGAAATAACCTCGAAGGATTATCAGAGAAAGCTGCAAATAAGCCGTGAAAACCTTGAAAGTCTTAAAAAACAGCAGGAATCATCCACTAATCGTATTGAAAGTAACTACATAAAAAAGCAGCAGGCTGACGAAATCAAAAAGCAGCAGCAAATAGAAAAAGATGCTGATGCCGCAGCGCTTAAGTTTAAGGAAGAGCAGGAAGCTCTTAAGACCGAAATAACAAAACGTCAGGATGAGATAGAGACACACCGTGTTCAGATTGAAGATGCGATGAAGCTTGAATTTAAAAACTACGCAAGACTTATGTTTGCTAAGCTTCAGGAGATTGCTGTCGAAAAGATGGGAAGCGATTATAATAAGCTTATTGACGACAACAAAAAGCTGAGGGGAATAGTTAAACGCGCCAAGAGCGGCGGCGGCATTGTTGAAATGGAAACCGTTGCTGATGAACTTGAGGAAGAAGAGCGCGAAAAAGAGGCTATGGAAGGAAAGAGAATTCCTGAGTTTATATCAAAGGGCTTTGACCTTTCGGCAGAAACAAACTTTGACCCACCGGTGGTTAAGCCTAAGCCCGAGCAGCCGAAAGCAGAGGAGTTCAGACCTGAGGTGGCGCAGGCACCGAAGCCGACTGTCTTTAGTGAGCCTGAGCGTGAAACTTTGCAGAAGTTTGACCATGACAAATCTGCTGATGATTTTAGACCAAGTATTAAGACCGACACTGATTCAAGCGAAAAATTGTCCGATGACGATTTTAAGACGCCCGAGTTTAAGTTTGAGCCTGAAGAAGACTTTAAGCCGACCATCAAGATTGTAAACGAAAGTGAGCCTAAAAAGACGACCGATGATGACATTGATGCCGGCCGCACCAAGCAAATAAGTGAGGGTAGTGAGGACTTTTCGTCTCTGTATGATCAGATTTATGACCAAATGAAGGTTGAGAGTGACACTGCCGAAGGTAAGACCTCTGAAAAGGAAGCAATTTCAAACGAGAAATTTAAGCAGGATGATGATACGCTGCTCAGCGTAAGCCAGAAGCTTCAGGAAGAAAACAAAAGACTGAGAGAGCAAAAAGCTGCGCTGGATAGTGAAATTAATGCTACAATTTCGCGCATAAGCGACAAAGCACCCAAACAATCTAAGGATGAGCCTATTGACGATGTGCAGTTTATGTTGGATTCGATGAAAGAAAACCTCAAAAAACAGCAATCGGCAGAGCCCGCAAAATCTGCTGCAAAGACTGCAACTAAGGCAGCCGGAGCAGGTGTTGTTGCTAAGCCTGTTTCAAGACCTACTGCTTCAAGAACTTCTGCGACGAGACCTGCGGCAAGAACTGCCTCAAAGCCTGCCGCATCAGCCAGACCTGCCACAAGACCCGCTTCTGCTTCGTCTAGACCTGTAGCGTCAAGACCGTTGCCGAGAAAAACTACAAGTTCGGGAACAGGAGCAAGAAATACCAGGCCATCTACGACCAGACGCAGAGTGTCACAGATAGATGAAGGGCATAGCGTAGACGATATTGCAGGCGAGATGGATAAACTGATAAACAGCAATAAGAAGAAATGATAAAAAGAGGCAACGGCCTCTTTTTTAAAGTCATGCTGTTTTTTGTGCAAAAGTTTAAAATAGTTGTAAATAATTTTTCGGTGTGGTAATATAACAATATATTAGTGTTTTCACATAAAATTAAGGAGAATAATATGGCAAATAGCGTAACAAAGAGTGAAGCAAAAGAAAAGGATTTGGAATATAACGAAAAGTTTGTGACAGAGGTTGTGGATCAACAGTATATTGACCGCGCCATGAAATTTTGTGAAGGTTATAAGGATTTTTTAAATAATGCCAAAACAGAGCGTGAAGGCGTTAAGACAATCAGGGCTCTTGCCGATAAGGCAGGGTTTAGGGAGTGGGATAGAAAAGGCAAGCTAACGGCCGGAGAGCGGGTATATTTTGTCAACCGTAAAAAAACTATAGTGCTCATTAGTATGGGCAGTGAGGATATTGAAAAGGGTGTAAATATGACAGTGGCACATTTGGATTCGCCGCGTCTTGACCTTAAGACCAAACCGCTATATGAAGATGGCGGTATGGGATATCTTAAGACACACTATTATGGGGCCATAAAAAATTATCAATGGACGACAATTCCGTTGGCACTTCATGGGGTTATTATCAAAAAAGACGGAAGCAGTGTGGATGTGAAAATAGGTGAGGATAAGTACGACCCTGTATTTTGCATAACAGACCTTCTGCCGCACTTGTCACGAAAACAGGACGAAAAGAAGATGAAGGAAGGTATTGAGCCTGAAGGACTTAATATTTTGATAGGTTCAATTCCTCTTAAAGGCTCTGACAAAGACAAGCCGGGCAGTGTAAAAAAGAATATCCTTGAAATCCTTAACAAAAAATACGGTGTTGTAGAGCAGGACCTTGTCACAGCAGAGCTTGAGATTGTTCCGGCCGTTGAAGCCAAGGATATAGGCTTTGACCGGAGTATGGTGGGGGCATACGGACAGGACGACAGAATATGTGTTTATCCTACGCTTCAGGCAATCTTGAATCTTAAAGGCAACCAAAAAACGTCTGTCGTAGTGCTTGCCGACAAAGAAGAAATCGGTTTTTGCGGAATAACCGCACCCACACCGCTGTTTTTGCGAGGAATTATTGAACAGTTGGCAATGGGCAAGGATTTGAGATTGACACTTGAAAATTCTGCCTGCCTCAGCAGTGACGTAAACGCTGCCTTTGACCCGCTCTATGCTGATGTTTTTGAAAGTCGAAACAGCACATATCTTGGCAAGGGGCTTGCTATTTGTAAATATACCGGTTATGCATGGAAGGCAGGAGCATCGGATGCTTCAGCAGAATTTTTGAGCAGGTTTACAAGGCTTTTTGACAAGCATAATATTGTATGGCAGACTGGTGAAATAGGAAAAGCGGGAGCCGGCGGCGGAGGTACCTTTGCAACTGAAATTGCAGCTGCCGGCATTGAGGTTCTGGATGCGGGTGTGGCCATACTTTCGATGCATTCTCCTTTTGAAATAGCCAGTAAGCTGGATATATACAGTTTCTATCAGGGCTGCGAAGTGTTCTTGAAAGATTTTTAAGTGGCGAGGCCCGCCGCGGACTGCTTTAAGACGAGCGAAACATTCAAGGTTGGCGGAGGCAATATATAGTTTTTAGTTGTGGATAGCTAAAAAAATCACCTGTTTAAGGTGATTTTTATATGCGGTATGTTAGTGTCAATTTTTGTTTGCGCTGAAAACGGCGAGTTCGTTGAGTTTGCTGTGAAGGATTGCGGTTTCAATTATTTTCTGAGTTATATTGCCTTCTTTTTTGACTAATATTTCATTATTTATGCCATATATGGTTTTGGTGGCTTTTCGTCCCACCAAAAAGCTTTGGCCTACAATTACGCGCTCGGGAGTTGGGGAAGCATCCACTATATAGGGCTTGTTATAATTTTTGGGTACTTCAATTTTTGGGGGTGCTTCTATCGGCATAATGCTGGCCTTAATATTTTCGGCTTTTGAAGCGCGTTTTAAGAGATTAGATTTTCGCACAAGTTTTTTCCCGCTGGTATTGATAAGCACAGTATTATTGTTAATTGACAGTATTTGGGATATGTCATAAGGAGCTCCGCATACAAACACTTTTTTGGTTGAGTATTTTGGGGTTAATTCCACCTCATTGATTTTGCCAAGCAGCTCACCTTCAAGGTTGTAGGCCACTGACCCAAGCGGGTTGTTTTTGCCCAGCATAAAATTTTCAAACATGAGAGGACTTGAGTCCTTCACCATAATTGCGCTGCTACCAACACTATATATGTGTTTTGGGTTTACTGATATATCGGTTTCAGTGTCATCGCTGAAGGTTATTATTGTTTCAAGGCGCTTGAGTGTTTCGTCAAAGCACAATGCTTTGGCGGTGCCAAGCAGCTGTGCTGAATTTATATCTATAACGGTTTTGCTTAAAAGTTCACTTGCGTTCATATTAATCCTCCTGATTTTTATTGTTTGCTTAATCTATGTTTATGTCCGGTTTTTCAAAATATATCATATTGCCTTTGGTTGAATTTAAATATTTTTAGCAGATTTTGGGAGAGTACCTTGTGACCCTCACTATGGCTTAAACTCCAAGGGGTCTGCAGAATCGCTCGCGGTAACCTATGTCACAAGATTGTATTTGGATATTGAATGGGAATTGTGTTCCCCTTTTTAGTAGTATTTTTTTTGCATTTGTGATATTATAACAGTAAAAGGAAGAGGTGTAGGTTGGGGCTTTTTACGGGGATAAAAAAGTTTTTCGGAAAAACCATAGGAATCGGCGTAAAGCAGGAAGGTCAGCTTGTTTATATGTATCCGGTCAAAAACGGCAGACTTAAACTTAACACTGAGGTCGAAGTTAAGCCCGGATTTGTTGCTGTTGTTATGCACTATGACACCATATGCGACGTTTTGACCGAGGGCAAATATAAATGCTCGTCGGGGCAGATGCCAAAGCTTAATAAATACGTAAAACCCAGACTTACCTTCAGAGGATATATTGCCCCTAAAAAAGTAGTGGCAGATGTATATTTTATTAATCTTGGCTGGTTTGAAAAACTGCCGTATAATGTCAGTGAGCCGGTGCCCGCCGAGTATGGCGAAAAGCGATATGACGTAAAATTTGACGGCACATTTGATATGCAGGTCACCAACGCTATACAATTTATGAAAGCACTTCTCAGAGACCGAGCAACTCTGCGGCACGGCATGGCCGAGGTTGAGAGCGGAAATGTTGTGAGTGAAGAAATATATAAGACGCTGGTCAAGTTTGAGCAGGAGCTTGAGGCTTATATAAATCGTGACAGCAGACTTTTGGGTACCATTGAAGAGGGTCTTAAAGACAACGCCGAGGAAAATGGATTTAGCGTAAAGAATGTCACTGTTAACAATGTAAAGCTCCCCAAACGCCTTCGAAAAAAGCTTGGCATAAAAGAGGAACCCGCTGAGGAAGCAAGCGGCGAAGGAAATCTGGAAGAGTTTAAAAAAGAGGTTTTGCAGACCAAGCAGGCAGGAGAGATTGCCCCCGAACCCCCGAAGCAAAAGGTGTTTGTCGGGGGAGGGAATTCTGAGCCGCCAAGACAGGCAAAGGCGGCAAGCGATTATTATGAAGAGATTGCCACAAAGATGAATAGCGGCGAAATAAAGCCGCAGGCAGAACCTCAAATTTTTAGAAATGATATGAGAGCAGAACCTGCACCTAATATTGATTATGGCACAAATCCGCTTGATATGGTAAGACCTTCTGAGAGCAGCACGCTGTTTAACGCAGACGGAACGCCTTTTATAAGGCCTTCATATACTCCGCCTCCGGTATATGTTCAGCCTCAATATGAAGCTCCGCCCCAGCAGGTATTTGTGTCAGACCAGACATATTCGCCCCCGCCGCCCACCATTGTTCCTCAGTATGCTCCACCTCCTCCTCCACCTGCGCCCAAGGGACCTGAAATCAGATGCCCGCAGTGTTCGTCAGGTGTGCCTGTTGGCAAAAAGTTTTGCCCTGACTGCGGATATAACATGCAAGGATTTGTGGTGTGCTCATCGTGCGGAGCCAAAAACAGGTTTGAAGACAAGACATGTATGGTTTGCAAGAGCCGACTTTGAAAATGGTAATAAAATTATTCTCTTAAAAAATTTTACAGCGTTCGGGGAGCTGCAAAAGTGTAAAAATTTTGTGCATTCATAATTTTATTACCATTTTCAAAGATTTATAGAGAGAAATAAGACAGAAAAATTTGATTTATTTTCTTGATATCTCTAAAATTATTGACAATAAAGTAAAATAGGTATATAGTATATCCACGTAATAATGAAGTCGTGCCTAAAGTAAGGGAGAGTGGAAAATGATAAATAAGGATACTAGGATAGAAGAGGTTTTGATGGGCTACAG
The Christensenellaceae bacterium DNA segment above includes these coding regions:
- a CDS encoding aminopeptidase; amino-acid sequence: MANSVTKSEAKEKDLEYNEKFVTEVVDQQYIDRAMKFCEGYKDFLNNAKTEREGVKTIRALADKAGFREWDRKGKLTAGERVYFVNRKKTIVLISMGSEDIEKGVNMTVAHLDSPRLDLKTKPLYEDGGMGYLKTHYYGAIKNYQWTTIPLALHGVIIKKDGSSVDVKIGEDKYDPVFCITDLLPHLSRKQDEKKMKEGIEPEGLNILIGSIPLKGSDKDKPGSVKKNILEILNKKYGVVEQDLVTAELEIVPAVEAKDIGFDRSMVGAYGQDDRICVYPTLQAILNLKGNQKTSVVVLADKEEIGFCGITAPTPLFLRGIIEQLAMGKDLRLTLENSACLSSDVNAAFDPLYADVFESRNSTYLGKGLAICKYTGYAWKAGASDASAEFLSRFTRLFDKHNIVWQTGEIGKAGAGGGGTFATEIAAAGIEVLDAGVAILSMHSPFEIASKLDIYSFYQGCEVFLKDF
- a CDS encoding SPFH domain-containing protein encodes the protein MGLFTGIKKFFGKTIGIGVKQEGQLVYMYPVKNGRLKLNTEVEVKPGFVAVVMHYDTICDVLTEGKYKCSSGQMPKLNKYVKPRLTFRGYIAPKKVVADVYFINLGWFEKLPYNVSEPVPAEYGEKRYDVKFDGTFDMQVTNAIQFMKALLRDRATLRHGMAEVESGNVVSEEIYKTLVKFEQELEAYINRDSRLLGTIEEGLKDNAEENGFSVKNVTVNNVKLPKRLRKKLGIKEEPAEEASGEGNLEEFKKEVLQTKQAGEIAPEPPKQKVFVGGGNSEPPRQAKAASDYYEEIATKMNSGEIKPQAEPQIFRNDMRAEPAPNIDYGTNPLDMVRPSESSTLFNADGTPFIRPSYTPPPVYVQPQYEAPPQQVFVSDQTYSPPPPTIVPQYAPPPPPPAPKGPEIRCPQCSSGVPVGKKFCPDCGYNMQGFVVCSSCGAKNRFEDKTCMVCKSRL